Proteins encoded within one genomic window of bacterium:
- a CDS encoding RnfABCDGE type electron transport complex subunit B — MSQIITAVIIMVGLGLFFAALLAVAYKKLRVYEDPRIDQVESMLPGSNCGACGKPGCRAFAESVIIGENKPGKCSVSSPAGVETIAGFLGVNAGFEEKRVARLLCAGGKQESHNQADYAGQRTCRGVSMITGGNKDCVWGCLGLADCARVCEFNAITMNDDGLPVVDINLCTACNDCVDVCPKQLFTIMPISYNLIVQCRSLLEGDAALERCSVACNACTRCVADAEPGLIEMKNNLPVIDYSKNELASPQATRRCPTNAIVWIEGMQFKKKSSANLPVGRVEVLPEEL; from the coding sequence ATATCACAAATCATAACAGCAGTTATCATCATGGTGGGGTTGGGGCTATTTTTTGCCGCGCTCCTCGCTGTAGCCTACAAAAAACTCCGGGTGTATGAAGATCCAAGAATCGACCAGGTTGAATCCATGCTGCCGGGATCGAATTGCGGCGCCTGCGGAAAACCCGGTTGTCGTGCGTTTGCAGAAAGCGTTATCATCGGTGAAAATAAGCCCGGTAAATGTTCGGTCAGTTCGCCGGCCGGAGTTGAAACTATCGCAGGCTTTCTCGGTGTGAATGCAGGTTTTGAAGAAAAACGCGTGGCGCGTTTACTATGCGCGGGTGGAAAACAAGAAAGCCACAATCAGGCAGACTACGCGGGGCAGCGAACCTGCCGCGGCGTGTCGATGATAACCGGCGGAAATAAAGACTGCGTCTGGGGCTGCCTTGGACTTGCCGACTGCGCGCGGGTCTGCGAGTTTAACGCGATCACCATGAATGACGACGGATTGCCGGTGGTGGATATTAATTTGTGCACGGCATGCAATGACTGCGTGGACGTTTGTCCCAAACAACTTTTTACGATCATGCCGATCAGTTATAATCTCATCGTCCAATGCCGGTCACTTCTGGAAGGCGACGCCGCGCTTGAGCGATGCTCCGTCGCTTGCAATGCATGCACGCGGTGCGTTGCCGATGCAGAACCCGGCCTGATCGAAATGAAAAATAATCTTCCGGTGATCGATTACAGCAAAAATGAATTGGCCTCCCCGCAAGCGACACGCCGGTGTCCGACTAATGCGATCGTGTGGATTGAAGGAATGCAGTTTAAGAAAAAATCCAGCGCGAACCTGCCCGTCGGCAGAGTAGAAGTTTTACCTGAGGAATTATAA